CGCTAGAGTTCTCCGATCCTTTTGACTTTGAACCCAAGAAGAAAGGGTGGGTAAAAAAAGCTCCTAGAATCCTAACGCCCCCATGCAAACCCTCAACCCCGGCCCGCATGGTCACGTTATGTACTATATTTGCTCCTGCACTGTCACCACCGGTAAAAAACCTTTTAAAGTCGCCATGATTTGCCAACCATGGCTCTTTCTCGACAGTACCATTGTCGATGGAGTGTGAAGCAACCCATTGTAGGGCAGCCCAGCCATCTTCATAAGCAATGGGGAGAGAGTGCTCAGGAGCTAACCTATACTCCACTGATAAAGCAACCACTTGGCCTTGAGAAACCAAACTGTTAAGGTACTGGTGGTGGTCAGAGAAGGCGGATTCGATGCAAAAGGCTCCGCCATGGAAGTAGACCAAGATGGGAAGTTTTTGTTTGGGTTGGCTGTGTTTCGGGAGGAAAAGCCtgacccttatatatatatattgtatatattgcCTACTCGATATCCATTGTATTCAAAGCTCTAAAATTCTCATCCTTAGTTACAGGACACTAAAACTTTTCATGTTtgaactgttttattttttttattttttatttatcacaaACTTatcaatatatacatatataatatatatggttcAAATGCTAGTTAATATAGGTAATATTCTGTATAAGATACACAAtgtcacaatatatattttgttcaaaaagttttaagttttttgaGTTCAACTGGAACAATAATTTCTGAAAACAatagtgtttttttctttatgtttctGGATGATAAATTTTGCAATATGCTTGAATAAGAATCGTAAGGGGATAGTGGTTGTGATACAAACTTATGTGAATATAATGGCTAtgaattaatttgaaattttagaataaattatgaataaattattgaaaCTTAAAAGCATCAGCAAAAGCTTCtaactattttttgtttgtcatttttttttctttttggttaatTTCATTTTGCAACTCAAAATTATCACTTTTTCCTTTATATCAAATTGTTAATActtggatgttaattgtttggtgtgtggtgtgt
Above is a genomic segment from Juglans microcarpa x Juglans regia isolate MS1-56 chromosome 1D, Jm3101_v1.0, whole genome shotgun sequence containing:
- the LOC121246911 gene encoding 2-hydroxyisoflavanone dehydratase-like, with protein sequence MKSFSVLLFLPKHSQPKQKLPILVYFHGGAFCIESAFSDHHQYLNSLVSQGQVVALSVEYRLAPEHSLPIAYEDGWAALQWVASHSIDNGTVEKEPWLANHGDFKRFFTGGDSAGANIVHNVTMRAGVEGLHGGVRILGAFFTHPFFLGSKSKGSENSSVEDENPSPSSFWDYIYPGAPGGIDNPVINPVVPGAPSLAGLGCSRFLVSVAEKDGLRDGGVCYYNAVKESGWKGEAELVEVEGEDHAFQILHFGSANSKNLIKRLASSLLK